The following are encoded together in the Bacillus cereus group sp. RP43 genome:
- a CDS encoding acyl-CoA dehydrogenase family protein has translation MEKTKLPWDEFFSLNKDVNNTFFTPEDFSGDEDLIAKTTEQFVKQEIVPQIENIEQHNYKVSRQLFEKAGELGLLGIEVPEDYGGFELGKAVSGLVAEKMGYAGAFSVSFNIHAGVGTLPYIYYGTKEQKEKYLPKIASGEWIGAYALTEPNAGSDALSAKTSAILNEDGTAWKLNGEKQWITNAHMADVYVVFAKTNKGMTAFIVERTCEGVSIGLEEKKMGIKGSSTATLILEDVVIPAENVLGEVGKGHHVALNILNFARLKLAFGNIGTAKQAIGLSVQYGKERKQFQTELVDFTMIQEKIANMIITTYGAESAAYRTAGVIDDAIHESDEDLMKKMSQFAIECALNKVNASETLAYIVDEAVQIHGGYGYMQEYEVERLYRDARISRIFEGTNEINRLTVAKMLMKQFEQIEDHVVESDISNVERNHRYILLSKKLLKQSLKTLSKTPGLKIDQEQEYSRVLSNMLTDVYVMESAFLRTRKAISKNGEEKERTKQMITDVICEEGYRKVEEAAISILSAAVTEEQDRHVILAEIRQLLVPLYSNLFTKKRDIAKVIINRGKYIV, from the coding sequence ATGGAGAAAACGAAGTTACCATGGGATGAATTTTTTTCACTCAATAAAGATGTGAATAATACTTTCTTTACACCAGAAGATTTTTCAGGGGATGAAGATTTAATTGCAAAAACGACAGAACAATTCGTTAAACAAGAAATTGTCCCACAAATTGAGAATATTGAACAACATAACTATAAAGTTTCTCGTCAATTATTTGAGAAAGCTGGGGAACTTGGATTATTAGGCATTGAGGTACCAGAAGATTATGGTGGATTCGAGTTAGGAAAGGCTGTCTCAGGTCTTGTAGCAGAGAAAATGGGTTACGCTGGTGCATTTAGCGTTTCTTTTAATATACACGCCGGTGTAGGTACATTGCCTTACATATATTACGGAACGAAAGAACAGAAAGAAAAATATTTGCCGAAAATTGCATCGGGAGAATGGATTGGGGCTTATGCTTTAACTGAGCCAAATGCTGGTTCTGATGCATTAAGTGCAAAAACGAGCGCAATATTGAATGAAGATGGTACAGCTTGGAAGTTGAATGGTGAGAAGCAGTGGATTACAAATGCTCATATGGCAGATGTATACGTTGTTTTTGCGAAGACAAATAAAGGAATGACAGCGTTTATTGTCGAAAGAACATGTGAGGGTGTATCAATAGGATTAGAAGAAAAGAAGATGGGGATAAAAGGCTCTTCAACGGCGACGCTTATTTTAGAAGATGTTGTAATCCCTGCTGAAAATGTTTTAGGGGAAGTTGGAAAAGGGCATCACGTAGCTCTTAATATTCTTAACTTCGCTAGACTAAAACTAGCTTTTGGAAATATTGGAACAGCAAAACAAGCAATCGGATTGTCAGTTCAATATGGAAAAGAGCGAAAACAGTTCCAAACGGAATTAGTAGACTTTACGATGATACAAGAGAAAATTGCAAATATGATCATTACAACATATGGAGCAGAAAGTGCAGCTTATCGTACAGCAGGTGTAATTGATGACGCAATTCATGAGAGTGATGAAGATCTTATGAAAAAAATGTCTCAATTTGCAATTGAATGTGCACTGAATAAAGTGAACGCTTCTGAAACACTTGCTTATATCGTAGATGAAGCTGTACAAATTCATGGTGGTTACGGTTATATGCAAGAGTACGAGGTAGAACGATTATATCGTGATGCTAGAATTAGTCGTATTTTTGAAGGAACGAACGAAATTAATAGATTAACAGTTGCCAAAATGTTAATGAAACAATTCGAGCAAATTGAAGATCATGTAGTAGAAAGTGATATATCAAATGTAGAAAGAAACCATCGTTACATTTTATTATCGAAAAAATTGTTGAAACAATCTTTGAAAACGCTCTCTAAAACTCCAGGCTTAAAAATTGATCAAGAGCAAGAATATTCACGCGTATTATCAAATATGTTGACGGACGTGTACGTCATGGAATCAGCATTTTTACGTACGAGGAAAGCAATTAGTAAAAATGGTGAGGAAAAAGAGCGTACGAAGCAAATGATTACAGATGTTATTTGTGAAGAAGGATATCGTAAAGTAGAAGAAGCTGCGATTTCTATTCTTTCAGCAGCTGTCACAGAAGAACAAGATAGACACGTAATTTTAGCTGAAATCCGTCAATTATTAGTGCCGTTATACTCGAACTTATTTACGAAAAAGAGAGACATTGCGAAAGTTATTATAAATCGCGGGAAATATATTGTGTAA
- the prpB gene encoding methylisocitrate lyase — protein MAWVVNKQSTQEELANCFRALVEANEILQIPGAHDAMAALVAKNTGFSALYLSGAAYTASKGLPDLGIVTSTEVAERARDLVRATDLPVLVDIDTGFGGVLNVARTAVEMVEAKVAAVQIEDQQLPKKCGHLNGKKLVTTEELVQKIKAIKEVAPSLYIVARTDARGVEGLDASIERANAYVKAGADAIFPEALQSEEEFRLFNSKVNAPLLANMTEFGKTPYYSAEEFANMGFQMVIYPVTSLRVAAKAYENVFTLIKETGSQKDALSNMQTRSELYETISYHDFEELDTGIAKTVLSEDQ, from the coding sequence ATGGCTTGGGTTGTGAATAAACAATCAACACAAGAAGAGCTTGCGAATTGCTTCCGAGCTTTAGTAGAAGCAAATGAAATTTTGCAAATTCCAGGTGCTCATGATGCAATGGCGGCTCTTGTTGCGAAAAATACAGGTTTTTCAGCTCTATATTTATCGGGAGCTGCTTATACTGCAAGTAAAGGGCTACCAGATTTAGGAATCGTGACGTCTACTGAAGTAGCAGAGAGAGCAAGAGATCTAGTAAGAGCTACAGATTTACCAGTCCTTGTTGACATTGATACAGGATTTGGCGGAGTACTAAACGTAGCGAGAACAGCTGTAGAAATGGTAGAAGCGAAAGTAGCGGCTGTTCAAATTGAAGATCAACAATTACCAAAGAAATGTGGACATTTAAATGGTAAGAAACTTGTTACTACAGAAGAATTAGTTCAAAAAATTAAAGCGATTAAAGAAGTTGCGCCAAGTTTATATATTGTAGCACGCACAGATGCTCGCGGCGTAGAAGGATTAGATGCATCGATTGAAAGAGCAAACGCATATGTAAAAGCAGGTGCAGATGCTATATTCCCGGAAGCACTTCAATCAGAAGAGGAGTTCCGTCTATTTAATAGTAAAGTAAATGCCCCTTTATTAGCGAATATGACCGAATTCGGTAAAACTCCATATTATAGTGCAGAGGAATTTGCAAATATGGGCTTCCAAATGGTTATTTATCCTGTAACTTCACTTCGCGTTGCAGCGAAAGCGTATGAGAATGTATTTACTTTAATTAAGGAAACAGGTTCTCAAAAAGATGCACTTTCTAATATGCAAACGAGAAGTGAGTTATATGAAACAATTTCATATCATGACTTTGAAGAGTTAGATACTGGAATTGCAAAGACCGTATTATCTGAAGATCAATAG
- the prpD gene encoding 2-methylcitrate dehydratase, with amino-acid sequence MIKTNEIKQKDALLEEITDYVLNKEVTSAEAFSTARYVLLDTLGCGILALQYPECTKLLGPVVPGTIVPNGTRVPGTSYVLDPVKGAFNIGCMIRWLDYNDTWLAAEWGHPSDNLGGILAVADYISRVRISEGKEPLKVREVLEMMIKAHEIQGVLALENSLNRVGLDHVLYVKVATTAVVAKMLGGTREEIFNALSHAWIDNSSLRTYRHAPNTGSRKSWAAGDATSRGVHLAMTALKGEMGYPTALSAPGWGFQDVLFNKQELKLARPLESYVMENVLFKVSFPAEFHAQTAAECAVKLHPEIKERLDEIDRITITTHESAIRIIDKEGPLNNPADRDHCLQYITAIGLLKGDIVADDYEDVVANDPRVDELRNKMVVVENKQYSLDYLDPNKRSIANAVQVHFKDGTVTENVECEYPLGHRFRRDEAIPKVVQKFTANMAGHYSSKQQEQIHEVCLNEEKLENMNVNEFVDLFLI; translated from the coding sequence ATGATTAAAACAAATGAAATTAAACAAAAAGATGCATTATTAGAAGAAATTACGGATTATGTATTAAATAAAGAGGTTACAAGTGCAGAAGCATTCAGTACTGCTCGCTACGTATTACTTGATACACTTGGATGTGGAATTTTAGCACTACAATATCCAGAGTGTACGAAATTACTAGGACCAGTTGTACCAGGAACAATCGTGCCAAATGGTACACGTGTACCAGGAACATCTTATGTGCTAGATCCAGTAAAAGGTGCATTTAATATCGGATGTATGATCCGTTGGTTAGACTATAACGATACTTGGCTTGCAGCAGAATGGGGACATCCATCTGATAACTTAGGCGGAATTTTAGCAGTAGCAGATTATATTAGCCGCGTTCGTATTTCAGAAGGAAAAGAACCATTAAAAGTACGTGAAGTACTAGAAATGATGATTAAAGCACATGAAATTCAAGGTGTACTTGCTTTAGAAAACAGCTTAAACCGTGTTGGTCTTGACCATGTATTATATGTAAAAGTAGCAACAACTGCTGTAGTTGCGAAAATGCTTGGCGGAACGCGTGAAGAAATCTTTAATGCATTATCACATGCGTGGATTGATAATTCTAGTCTTCGTACATATCGTCATGCTCCAAATACTGGCTCACGTAAATCATGGGCAGCAGGTGATGCGACGAGTCGCGGTGTTCATCTTGCAATGACTGCTCTAAAAGGTGAAATGGGTTATCCAACAGCATTATCTGCGCCAGGATGGGGATTCCAAGATGTATTATTTAACAAGCAAGAATTAAAATTAGCTAGACCACTAGAATCTTATGTAATGGAAAATGTATTATTCAAAGTGTCATTCCCAGCAGAATTCCATGCACAAACAGCTGCAGAATGTGCTGTGAAATTACATCCGGAAATTAAAGAAAGATTAGATGAAATTGACCGTATTACAATTACAACTCATGAGTCAGCAATTCGTATTATCGATAAAGAAGGTCCATTAAATAACCCAGCTGATCGTGATCATTGTTTACAATACATTACGGCAATTGGTTTATTAAAAGGAGATATCGTTGCAGACGATTATGAAGATGTAGTAGCAAATGATCCACGTGTAGATGAATTACGTAATAAGATGGTTGTTGTTGAAAACAAACAGTACAGTTTAGATTATCTTGACCCGAACAAGCGCTCAATCGCCAACGCTGTTCAAGTTCACTTTAAAGATGGTACTGTAACAGAAAATGTGGAATGTGAATACCCACTTGGTCACCGTTTCCGTAGAGACGAAGCGATTCCAAAAGTTGTTCAAAAATTCACTGCAAATATGGCAGGTCATTATTCTAGTAAGCAACAAGAACAAATTCATGAAGTTTGTTTAAATGAAGAAAAACTAGAAAATATGAATGTAAATGAATTTGTAGATCTATTCTTAATTTAA
- the mmgD gene encoding citrate synthase has protein sequence MMKAEEKFSPGLDGVVAAETKISFLDTVKGEIVIQGYDLIELSKTKEYLDIVHLLLEEHLPNEDEKAIIEKKLKEEYAVPEGVFNVLKALPKETHPMDGLRTGVSALAGYDNDIENRSLEVNKSRGYKLLSKVPNIVANSYHILNNEEPIQPLEELSYSANFFYMLTGKKPTELEEKIFDRSLVLYSEHEMPNSTFTARVIASTQSDLYGALTGAVASLKGSLHGGANEAVMYMLLEAGNVEKFEELLQKKLYNKEKIMGFGHRVYMKKMDPRALMMKEALKQLCDVKGDYTLYEMCEAGEKIMEKEKGIYPNLDYYAAPVYWMLGIPIQLYTPIFFSSRTVGLCAHVIEQHANNRLFRPRVNYIGERHVLSK, from the coding sequence ATGATGAAAGCTGAAGAAAAATTTTCCCCGGGATTAGATGGTGTAGTAGCAGCGGAGACGAAAATTTCGTTTCTTGACACAGTAAAAGGTGAAATTGTAATTCAAGGGTATGATTTAATCGAACTCTCAAAAACAAAAGAGTATTTAGACATTGTGCACCTTTTATTAGAAGAACATCTACCGAATGAGGATGAAAAAGCAATAATTGAAAAGAAATTAAAAGAAGAATATGCAGTGCCAGAAGGTGTATTTAATGTGCTAAAGGCATTGCCTAAGGAAACACATCCTATGGATGGGTTACGTACAGGTGTGTCTGCATTAGCTGGTTACGATAATGATATCGAAAACCGCTCGTTAGAAGTGAATAAAAGTCGAGGGTACAAGCTTTTAAGTAAAGTGCCAAATATTGTAGCGAATAGCTATCATATTTTAAATAATGAGGAGCCAATTCAGCCGCTTGAGGAATTGTCATATAGCGCGAATTTCTTCTATATGTTAACTGGTAAAAAACCAACTGAACTTGAGGAAAAGATCTTTGATCGTTCCCTTGTTTTATATAGTGAACATGAAATGCCAAACTCTACATTTACAGCTCGCGTAATTGCATCAACACAATCGGATTTATACGGTGCTCTTACAGGTGCAGTTGCATCTTTAAAAGGAAGCTTACATGGTGGTGCAAATGAAGCGGTTATGTACATGCTTTTAGAAGCTGGCAATGTTGAGAAATTTGAAGAACTATTACAGAAGAAACTTTATAACAAAGAAAAAATTATGGGTTTTGGACACCGTGTTTATATGAAGAAGATGGATCCAAGAGCACTTATGATGAAGGAAGCTTTAAAGCAGTTATGTGATGTAAAAGGTGATTATACACTATATGAAATGTGTGAAGCTGGAGAAAAGATTATGGAGAAGGAAAAAGGAATTTATCCGAATCTTGATTATTATGCAGCTCCAGTATATTGGATGCTTGGTATTCCAATTCAACTGTATACACCAATCTTCTTTAGCTCTAGAACAGTAGGATTATGTGCGCACGTTATTGAGCAACATGCAAATAATCGTTTGTTCCGTCCACGCGTAAATTATATTGGCGAGCGACATGTACTTAGTAAATAA
- a CDS encoding MFS transporter codes for MERLWTKSFIQMTIAMLFLFTGFYLLVPTLPLFIKEIGGNESQVGLMMGMFTIAAVVIRPIIGGMLDQYGRRSFIIFGLIFFGITMYSYNLASTIVLLAVLRVIHGVTWAVSTTAVGTAITDIIPDSRRGEGMGWYGMAMTIAMAIGPMIGLWVVQNYSFHGLFLLATLLSFMAVVLSLITKMPFTPQKEKGKIQLFEKSVLSITIVVFFLSFAYGGITTFLPLFASSIDVNPGTFFLVYAIALTIVRPISGKLLDKYGEVFIILPALCLTILAIVVLTISNGLTGVMIAAALYGVGFGSAQPALQAAMLTIVDPSKRGVANASFFTAFDLGIGLGAILLGVVSQMFGYRILFVGSAISGLIALILFVVFVKQRLGKKDFA; via the coding sequence ATGGAACGATTATGGACGAAATCATTTATTCAAATGACTATCGCGATGTTATTTTTATTTACAGGGTTTTATTTACTTGTTCCAACGCTACCGCTCTTTATTAAAGAGATTGGTGGAAATGAATCACAAGTTGGACTGATGATGGGAATGTTTACAATAGCTGCGGTTGTAATACGACCGATTATTGGAGGAATGTTAGATCAATATGGTAGAAGATCTTTTATTATTTTCGGACTCATCTTTTTTGGGATAACGATGTATTCGTATAATTTAGCATCGACTATTGTCCTTTTAGCTGTTTTACGCGTTATTCACGGAGTGACGTGGGCTGTTTCTACAACAGCAGTTGGAACAGCGATAACTGATATTATTCCAGATTCACGTCGTGGTGAAGGGATGGGCTGGTATGGGATGGCGATGACAATCGCGATGGCAATTGGCCCGATGATTGGATTATGGGTTGTACAAAATTATTCATTTCATGGTCTATTCTTGTTAGCAACTCTTTTATCCTTTATGGCAGTAGTATTATCGTTAATAACGAAAATGCCATTCACGCCGCAAAAAGAAAAAGGGAAAATTCAGCTGTTTGAAAAATCCGTTTTATCAATAACGATTGTTGTTTTCTTTTTATCATTTGCATATGGAGGAATAACAACATTTTTACCGTTATTCGCGTCATCAATTGATGTGAATCCTGGGACATTCTTTCTTGTATATGCAATTGCTTTAACAATTGTAAGACCTATTTCAGGAAAACTATTAGATAAATATGGAGAAGTTTTTATCATACTTCCGGCACTATGTCTTACTATTTTAGCGATAGTTGTACTAACGATTTCAAATGGTTTGACAGGTGTAATGATTGCGGCGGCATTATATGGTGTTGGATTCGGTTCAGCACAGCCCGCTTTGCAAGCAGCGATGCTGACAATTGTTGATCCTAGTAAAAGAGGAGTTGCTAACGCTTCATTCTTTACCGCATTTGATTTAGGGATTGGATTAGGTGCGATTTTACTTGGAGTTGTTTCACAAATGTTTGGTTACCGTATTTTATTTGTTGGTAGTGCAATTTCTGGATTAATAGCTTTAATTCTTTTCGTCGTTTTTGTAAAACAACGATTAGGAAAAAAGGATTTTGCGTAA
- a CDS encoding PBP1A family penicillin-binding protein: MSENYRSREERRQVQKKKQPASKKTKPKGKTSFFRKFLISCLLLGIVGLVAGVATFFVMIKDAPKLEKAKLVNPLSSKIYDKDGNLVYEYGKEKRTNVTYDQIPKLVEEAFLATEDARFYEHSGVDFKGTARAVLVSLKGDYGSQGGSTITQQVIKNYFLSMEKTSKRKVQEIYLAYKLEQQYSKHEILEMYLNKINLGNRSYGIATAAQNYYGKELKDLTLPEVAMLAGLPKAPNNYDPTKSENVQRATERRNTVLNLMNRHGYITKAEMEEASKVSVTDGIKTATVQTMPYPAFMDAVVKEVEKELPDANIGSDGLEIYTTLDPKAQDYADKLLNENIINYPNEKFQGAFTFMDTKTGEVRAIGSGRGENKAVFKGHNMAIELDRAAGSTMKPIFDYAPAIEYLKWATYHQIDDSPFKYSTGQEVRNADRSHLGPITMRDALKMSRNIPAIKTAKEVGISKSKDFSEKLGITFNAAPTESTAIGTNEVSPTEIAGAYAAFGNDGKYTKPHFVKKVVYPDGKSQSFGQKSKPVMADSTAYMITDMLRSVVTSGTGTSANVASLDVAGKTGTTNYSSKQLAQYGIPESATRDSWFAGYTPQYTMAVWTGYMKDGKDEYISSKNTKIAQLIFKSMMSEMATDKSRFKMPSSVIQEGSELRIKGEKRDSSPNTSVPDATEQPKQDQQQKTEEEKKQEELKKQEELKKQEEQKKQDELKQQEELKKQEEQKKQDELNKKNEQNNGNGQGNTTPPNNGGGQGNTTPPNNGGSQGNTTPPNNGGGQGNTTPPNNGGGQGDTTPPNNGGGGQGNTTPTPPATTPPTTGGNTGEVPVNNGQ, from the coding sequence ATGTCAGAAAATTATCGTTCTCGAGAGGAGCGACGACAAGTTCAAAAGAAAAAACAGCCAGCTTCTAAAAAAACAAAACCAAAAGGTAAAACATCGTTTTTTCGTAAATTTTTAATCAGTTGTTTACTACTTGGTATTGTAGGTTTAGTGGCAGGGGTTGCTACCTTTTTCGTTATGATAAAGGATGCACCAAAACTTGAGAAAGCAAAACTTGTTAATCCGTTATCCTCAAAAATTTATGATAAAGACGGGAATTTGGTATATGAATATGGGAAAGAAAAAAGAACGAATGTTACGTATGACCAAATCCCTAAATTAGTAGAAGAAGCATTTTTAGCGACAGAAGATGCACGTTTTTATGAACATAGCGGTGTGGATTTTAAAGGTACTGCTCGTGCAGTTTTAGTTAGTCTTAAAGGAGATTACGGTTCACAAGGTGGAAGTACGATAACGCAGCAAGTTATTAAAAACTACTTCTTATCGATGGAAAAAACGTCAAAACGTAAGGTTCAGGAAATATATTTAGCGTATAAGCTAGAACAACAGTATTCAAAACATGAAATATTAGAGATGTATTTAAATAAAATTAATTTAGGTAACCGTTCATATGGAATCGCAACAGCAGCACAAAACTATTATGGTAAAGAATTGAAAGATTTAACATTACCAGAAGTTGCGATGCTTGCTGGTTTACCGAAAGCACCAAATAACTATGATCCAACGAAATCAGAAAATGTTCAAAGGGCAACAGAGAGAAGAAATACTGTACTAAACTTAATGAATCGACATGGTTATATTACAAAGGCAGAAATGGAAGAAGCATCAAAAGTTTCAGTAACAGATGGGATTAAAACTGCAACTGTACAAACAATGCCATATCCTGCATTTATGGATGCGGTTGTGAAAGAAGTAGAAAAAGAACTACCAGATGCTAATATTGGTTCTGATGGTTTAGAAATTTATACAACATTGGATCCAAAAGCACAGGATTATGCTGACAAGCTTTTAAATGAAAATATTATTAATTATCCAAATGAGAAATTTCAAGGCGCTTTCACATTTATGGATACGAAAACAGGAGAAGTTCGTGCTATAGGTAGCGGACGTGGTGAAAATAAAGCGGTATTTAAAGGGCATAATATGGCAATTGAATTAGATCGTGCAGCTGGTTCGACAATGAAGCCAATTTTTGATTATGCTCCTGCGATTGAATATTTAAAATGGGCTACGTACCATCAAATTGATGACTCTCCATTTAAATATTCAACTGGACAAGAAGTTCGAAATGCAGACAGAAGTCATTTAGGTCCAATTACTATGCGTGATGCATTAAAGATGTCGCGTAATATTCCGGCAATTAAAACTGCAAAAGAAGTGGGAATTAGTAAATCGAAAGATTTCTCTGAGAAATTAGGTATTACATTTAATGCAGCACCGACAGAATCTACAGCGATTGGTACAAACGAAGTATCACCAACTGAAATAGCGGGTGCTTATGCGGCATTTGGTAATGATGGTAAGTATACGAAGCCGCATTTTGTTAAGAAAGTAGTTTATCCAGACGGCAAGTCACAAAGTTTTGGACAAAAATCAAAACCAGTTATGGCCGATTCTACAGCATATATGATTACTGATATGCTTCGTTCTGTAGTTACATCAGGTACTGGTACGTCGGCAAATGTGGCCTCTTTAGATGTAGCTGGTAAAACAGGTACAACTAACTATTCTTCAAAACAACTAGCACAATATGGAATTCCAGAAAGTGCAACTCGTGATAGTTGGTTTGCAGGTTATACACCGCAATATACGATGGCAGTATGGACTGGATATATGAAAGATGGCAAAGATGAGTATATTAGTAGTAAAAATACGAAAATTGCGCAGTTGATTTTTAAATCAATGATGAGCGAAATGGCTACAGATAAATCACGCTTTAAAATGCCAAGTAGTGTTATTCAGGAAGGTAGTGAATTGCGTATAAAAGGTGAAAAACGTGATTCATCTCCAAATACGAGCGTACCGGATGCAACGGAACAACCAAAACAAGATCAACAGCAAAAAACTGAAGAAGAGAAAAAGCAAGAAGAATTAAAGAAACAGGAAGAACTTAAGAAACAAGAAGAGCAAAAGAAACAAGATGAACTTAAGCAACAAGAAGAGCTTAAGAAGCAAGAAGAGCAAAAGAAACAAGATGAATTAAATAAGAAAAATGAACAAAATAATGGAAATGGTCAAGGAAACACAACTCCACCGAACAATGGTGGAGGCCAAGGAAATACAACCCCGCCGAACAACGGTGGAAGCCAAGGAAATACAACCCCGCCGAACAACGGTGGAGGCCAAGGGAATACAACCCCACCGAACAACGGTGGAGGTCAGGGGGATACAACCCCACCGAATAACGGTGGAGGGGGCCAAGGGAATACAACTCCAACGCCACCAGCAACAACGCCACCAACTACTGGTGGGAACACAGGAGAAGTCCCTGTCAATAATGGACAATAA
- a CDS encoding KTSC domain-containing protein, with protein sequence MMKLSPVISKNVVAVGYNPFSMILRIQLKNGMYDFFNVPESIYTGLLNAHSKSYYHNTYIKNSYRYTKI encoded by the coding sequence ATGATGAAGCTATCTCCCGTTATTTCAAAAAATGTAGTTGCTGTTGGCTATAATCCTTTTTCTATGATTTTACGTATTCAACTAAAGAATGGTATGTATGATTTCTTTAATGTGCCAGAAAGCATTTACACCGGTTTATTAAACGCACACTCTAAAAGTTATTATCATAATACTTATATTAAAAATTCTTACCGCTATACTAAAATTTAA
- a CDS encoding YqaE/Pmp3 family membrane protein codes for MMYLLAILLPPVAVLFCGKPFQAIINFILTLIFWVPGAIHAVLVVHDKKADRRLKRQVQAYDEINKRNRR; via the coding sequence ATGATGTACTTATTAGCAATTCTACTTCCGCCGGTAGCTGTTTTATTTTGCGGAAAGCCGTTTCAAGCGATTATTAATTTCATTTTAACCTTAATTTTTTGGGTTCCAGGAGCGATACATGCAGTTCTTGTCGTACATGATAAAAAAGCCGACAGGCGACTTAAAAGACAAGTTCAAGCGTACGATGAAATTAATAAAAGAAATAGAAGGTAA
- a CDS encoding AraC family transcriptional regulator, whose protein sequence is MNLRDLELTGAWFQVGGNLIAAIGTTRGFAGEEKIESDLVIVGSSLQALGYILQIIATIDVKDEDKCEKQDVTIDNKNKALAKTGIELLALGNISNVIGTYFNLNEQMKENDFLIITGNSLQSIGAFLGVEVALNEKNGIQWIIVLGNSMQSLGAGLQAYEGIHNISKEEEGNEDSNIDKEDQRIIGLIGIWIQAIGTVISAIGLTEIVEEQRLESKKRQ, encoded by the coding sequence ATGAACCTACGCGATTTAGAATTGACAGGGGCATGGTTTCAAGTAGGAGGAAATCTTATAGCAGCTATTGGAACAACTAGAGGGTTTGCAGGAGAAGAAAAGATTGAGTCGGATCTTGTTATTGTAGGGAGTTCATTACAAGCCCTCGGATATATATTACAAATTATAGCAACTATTGATGTGAAAGATGAAGATAAATGTGAGAAGCAAGATGTAACTATAGATAATAAAAATAAAGCGCTAGCGAAGACGGGGATTGAGTTATTAGCTTTAGGTAATATTTCTAATGTAATAGGAACGTATTTTAATCTAAATGAACAAATGAAAGAAAATGATTTTCTTATAATTACTGGAAATAGTTTGCAATCAATTGGAGCTTTTTTAGGAGTAGAAGTAGCATTGAATGAGAAAAATGGAATACAGTGGATTATTGTATTAGGGAATTCCATGCAAAGTTTAGGTGCAGGATTACAAGCATATGAAGGTATTCACAATATATCAAAAGAAGAAGAGGGAAATGAAGACAGTAATATAGATAAAGAAGATCAACGTATAATAGGGCTAATAGGTATTTGGATACAGGCAATAGGTACTGTAATTTCAGCAATTGGATTAACAGAAATAGTAGAGGAACAAAGATTGGAATCTAAGAAAAGGCAATGA
- a CDS encoding SDR family NAD(P)-dependent oxidoreductase — translation MERNDIGKLVIITGVTQGLGRAMVDRFHELGWNIAGCGRSKNKIEELNKYYGASHDFQIIDVSNHHQVSKWARRILNRYRAPDMLINNASIVNQNAPLWKVTAQEFESVMSVNVNGVVNVIRAFVPAMIDRKKGIIINMSSSWGREGEAELAPYCASKFAIEGITQSMAMELPNGMAVVALDPGGSISTPMLDLCAPQYVKESPTPEMWSHKAIHYILNISIDKNGDSLTCPV, via the coding sequence TTGGAGCGAAACGACATTGGGAAACTTGTAATTATTACTGGAGTAACGCAAGGGCTAGGACGTGCAATGGTTGATAGGTTTCATGAATTGGGATGGAACATAGCAGGGTGTGGACGCTCAAAAAATAAAATTGAAGAGCTTAATAAATATTACGGTGCTTCACATGATTTTCAAATAATTGATGTTTCAAACCATCACCAAGTTAGTAAATGGGCAAGGCGTATTCTTAATAGGTATAGGGCTCCCGATATGTTAATAAATAATGCATCGATTGTTAATCAAAATGCACCGCTATGGAAAGTTACCGCTCAAGAATTTGAAAGTGTAATGAGTGTAAATGTGAACGGGGTAGTAAATGTCATTAGGGCGTTCGTCCCGGCGATGATAGATAGGAAAAAAGGGATTATTATTAATATGAGCTCTAGTTGGGGAAGAGAAGGCGAGGCTGAACTTGCGCCATATTGTGCCTCGAAGTTTGCTATTGAAGGTATCACGCAGTCTATGGCAATGGAACTGCCAAATGGCATGGCCGTAGTTGCGTTAGATCCAGGTGGAAGTATTAGCACTCCAATGCTTGATTTATGTGCACCTCAATATGTAAAAGAATCTCCTACACCTGAAATGTGGTCACATAAAGCAATTCACTATATATTAAATATATCAATAGATAAAAATGGAGATTCACTGACATGTCCTGTATGA